One window of Corynebacterium accolens genomic DNA carries:
- a CDS encoding recombinase family protein codes for MSPSPSTQGRKRSGTKPRTLHAKDTTDPRADLMLGILGSFAEFERAIIRERQAEGIALAKKAGKYKGRKPALSPQQVAEIKQRTMAGESKAALAREFGVTRPTVYRALKNA; via the coding sequence ATCTCACCCAGCCCATCAACACAGGGCCGTAAAAGAAGCGGAACTAAACCCAGGACGCTTCATGCGAAAGACACCACAGATCCACGCGCGGATTTAATGCTAGGCATTTTAGGTTCGTTTGCGGAGTTTGAGCGGGCCATTATCCGCGAACGCCAAGCAGAGGGGATTGCGCTGGCGAAAAAGGCAGGAAAGTACAAAGGCCGCAAGCCTGCTCTTAGCCCGCAGCAAGTAGCGGAGATTAAGCAGCGCACAATGGCAGGGGAGTCGAAAGCAGCCTTGGCACGGGAATTCGGAGTCACTCGCCCTACTGTGTATCGGGCGTTGAAGAACGCATAG
- a CDS encoding YeiH family protein yields MSTQIQQTDPITARRGSYALKKYSPGLLLCAVAVAIAMTVNVFLPGVSPLIVAIVLGIALTNVVRLPESTAPGLTLASKKLLRLGIVFLGLQLVLSDIVSLGAPMLVVIVCIVAGGIFGTILIGRLMKMRSAQVLLIACGFSICGAAAVAGVEGVTDSDEEDVVTAVALVVIFGTLMIPAIPLLGQLLGMEPELNGMWAGGSIHEIAQVVAAGGIIGGGALAVAVIVKLARVLLLAPIVAILSIRQRRSGNVKPDEKRPAIVPLFIIGFLVMIVLRSTLDLPEGLIHAGSLAQTALLSAAMFGLGCGVKIRNLIRVGARPFILAAASTILVTGIALAGIELVHL; encoded by the coding sequence ATGTCAACGCAAATACAACAGACAGATCCCATAACAGCCCGCCGCGGCTCCTACGCACTGAAAAAATATTCCCCCGGGTTGCTTTTGTGTGCGGTCGCTGTGGCAATCGCGATGACCGTTAACGTCTTCCTTCCCGGTGTCAGCCCACTGATCGTCGCGATCGTGCTCGGCATCGCCCTGACCAACGTGGTTCGCCTACCCGAGTCCACGGCACCGGGACTGACGCTGGCTTCCAAGAAGCTGCTCCGATTGGGAATCGTCTTCCTGGGCCTGCAACTGGTGCTCTCAGACATTGTCTCCCTCGGTGCGCCCATGCTCGTGGTCATCGTGTGCATCGTGGCCGGAGGCATTTTCGGAACCATCCTGATCGGGCGGCTGATGAAGATGCGTTCCGCCCAGGTTCTGCTCATAGCATGTGGTTTCTCTATTTGCGGCGCCGCCGCTGTGGCCGGAGTCGAAGGGGTCACCGACTCAGACGAAGAGGACGTGGTCACCGCCGTGGCCTTGGTGGTCATCTTCGGCACACTCATGATTCCGGCGATTCCCTTGCTCGGCCAGCTGCTGGGCATGGAGCCTGAACTCAACGGCATGTGGGCCGGTGGCTCCATCCACGAGATCGCTCAGGTTGTCGCCGCCGGAGGAATAATCGGCGGCGGGGCGCTGGCTGTCGCCGTCATCGTCAAACTCGCCCGCGTCCTGCTGCTCGCCCCGATCGTCGCGATTTTGAGCATTCGCCAACGCCGGTCAGGAAACGTCAAACCCGATGAAAAGCGTCCTGCGATCGTCCCACTGTTCATCATTGGCTTCCTGGTCATGATCGTGCTCCGTTCCACACTGGACCTGCCCGAGGGCCTCATCCACGCAGGAAGCCTCGCGCAAACGGCTTTGTTGTCCGCCGCAATGTTTGGACTGGGATGTGGGGTGAAGATCCGCAACCTCATCCGGGTCGGAGCCCGACCCTTCATCCTGGCCGCAGCCTCAACCATTCTCGTCACAGGCATCGCACTTGCAGGCATCGAACTCGTCCACCTCTGA
- a CDS encoding LysR family transcriptional regulator, with the protein MSEAWPNLQVLELFVAVVDEGSVGAGARKVGMAQPNASRAIAELETGMKTALLERSPRGSEPTALGLLLAVQARELLDAGQRFNDWSRSSRSNETLELRVGASMTIAETLLPVWLTELKRRLPPVRIEVQVLNSAQVLQEVQRGILQLGFVETPNVPMRLNARVVQEDELLVVVAPNHEWANRTSRIGLQELAETPLVVREPGSGTREALQEVLAGAVTVEPMQVLASNAAVRVAVASGAGPAVLSELALRSQLESGDLLRVPFEGQGISRPLTAVWSGPRRLTGVAAELVAVAAAKP; encoded by the coding sequence ATGAGCGAAGCTTGGCCGAACCTTCAAGTACTGGAACTCTTCGTTGCCGTGGTGGACGAAGGCAGCGTGGGGGCAGGCGCACGGAAAGTGGGGATGGCGCAGCCCAACGCAAGCCGAGCCATCGCGGAGCTGGAGACGGGGATGAAAACGGCTTTGCTTGAGCGCAGCCCCCGCGGTTCGGAACCGACGGCACTGGGGTTGTTGCTGGCTGTTCAAGCCCGTGAACTACTTGATGCCGGGCAACGCTTCAACGATTGGTCACGGTCTAGCCGCAGCAACGAAACGTTGGAACTTCGTGTGGGGGCCAGCATGACCATCGCAGAAACCCTGCTACCGGTCTGGCTGACAGAGTTGAAACGTCGATTGCCGCCGGTCCGCATCGAGGTGCAGGTGCTGAATTCGGCGCAGGTTCTCCAAGAAGTGCAAAGGGGCATTCTTCAACTGGGTTTCGTTGAGACCCCGAACGTTCCCATGCGGTTGAATGCCCGGGTCGTCCAAGAGGATGAGTTGCTGGTAGTTGTCGCTCCCAACCATGAATGGGCGAACCGTACGAGCAGGATCGGTTTGCAAGAGCTGGCGGAAACCCCCTTGGTTGTCAGGGAGCCTGGCTCAGGTACCCGCGAGGCGCTGCAAGAGGTGTTGGCTGGGGCCGTCACTGTCGAGCCGATGCAGGTGCTTGCCAGCAACGCCGCGGTGCGCGTTGCTGTTGCTTCCGGGGCGGGTCCTGCTGTCCTGAGCGAACTCGCCCTTCGTAGCCAGCTCGAGAGCGGGGACCTGTTGCGCGTTCCCTTTGAGGGTCAAGGGATCAGCCGCCCCCTGACGGCCGTCTGGTCAGGACCTCGACGATTGACAGGAGTCGCGGCCGAACTGGTCGCTGTGGCCGCTGCCAAACCGTAG